The following DNA comes from Mucilaginibacter jinjuensis.
CGATAGAGCACGAAAAGTTCCGTACGGTAGAACAGATCAGCATTGTATTAACCCATTTGTAACAGTTAAATTGCTAATTAGCTGATTAAGCAATCAGCAAAATTACTATCATTGCAACCTCTACCAATTTGCTCGTATTTTATGAAAAACGTCCTTGTCCTGCTCGCGATTCTATCTTTAGGATTTCGTGGTGTCGCCCAAAACAAACAGCCCAATGTGATCATTATTATGATGGATGACATGGGTTATGGTGATACCGAACCTTACGGCATGACACAGATACCCACGCCAAGCTTTAACCGCTTAACGCGCGAAGGCACACGTTTTACACATTACAATGCGGCTCAACCTATTTGTTCGGCATCACGTGCTGCGCTGCTAACCGGTTGTTATTCGAACCGGGTAGGCATGACCGGCGCCCTACTGCCCGGCGATAAAAGAGCCTTGAACCCGGATGAAGAAACCATTGCCGCTTTACTTAAAAATGCAGGTTATACTACCGGCATGTTCGGCAAATGGCATTTGGGCAATAAGGCACCTTACTGGCCTACACATTATGGTTTCGATACTTTTTATGGCATCCCCTACTCGCACGATATCTGGAACCGCGATAAAGATGGTACCCTGATCACTAATAAAAACGACATCCGTTATACCTGGCCGCCACTGCCATTGATAGAAGGCGATAAAATTGTTGATTCGATCACATCAAAAGAAAAGCTTTCTGAACTGGCTACGCATTTAACAGAGCACTCTATCCGGTTCATCAAACAAAATAAAAACAAACCTTTCTTTTTATACCTGGCGCATACTATGCCGCATGTTCCGCTTGCGCCGTCGGCAAGGTTTAAAGGTAAAAGTGATCTGGGCGATTTTGGTGATGAGATTATGGAGTTGAACTGGTCGATAGGTGAGATCTTAAAAACACTAGACGATGAAAAGCTGACCGATAATACAATCGTTATTGTAACCAGCGATAATGGCCCCTGGTTAAATTATGGCGATCATGCAGGTTCATCGGGCGGCTTCCGCGAGGGTAAATCAACCTCATGGGAGGGCGGCACGCGCGTTCCGTTATGGATCCGCTGGCCGGGAAAAGTAGAGGCCGGAGGTATCAACAGTATGCTAATGACCAATATGGATTTGCTGCCAAGCATTGTGGCTGCCACTGGCGCTAAATTGCCTAAGAAACCAATTGATGGCATTAACTTTTTGCCTGTTTGGCTGGGTAAAACCACAACAGACCCGCGCGAGGTTTTCTATTATTACTTCGGCAAAAATAACCTCGAAGATATCAGGTACAAACATTGGAAACTGGTATTACCGCATTCATCTGCAACCTATTCGGCACTACATGGCAAAGGTGGTGAAGGAGGTAAAATTGGCCGTGTTGATGCACCAATGGCCTTGTATGATCTGGCACATGACCCGGGCGAATCGTATGATGTACAACAAAACTACCCCGAAATTGTGAAGAAAATGCTGGAGTTGGCCGAACAAGCCCGCGACGATATGGGCGATGACCTGACCAACCGGGAGGGTAAAAACCGGAGAAAACCGGCCACCATTAATTAACACTACTTACAGCAAAGTAGATTCAATGGTACTGTTTAATAATTGTACCTGCTGCGCCAGTATTTCTGTTTTATAACGTTTAACCTGTTGCTCGTCGGTAAACTGGCGGGTTTGTATTTTGCCTTGTACATATACCAGCTGGCCTTTTTTAAGCAAGGTTTCGTCTTCTACAAAATTCTCGGGAATTTTGATCTGATGCCATTCTACATGTTCAACCGAGGTGCCGTTCTTTTTAATAAACTCGGTGGTAACCATCGGGAAACATAACATCTTAGGTTCGTTGTTTGCCGAATGCCAGCGTGGTTCTTTACCAATATACCCAACCAAAAAAACTTTGTTAATTCCGGAGTTACTTAGCATTCGTTTTGTAGGTTAGGCTTAAAAAATGACTTCGAGAGGGCGAGCTTTTCCATGAAAAAACTGATATAGCGTTTTAAATCGCTGCTATCAATTTCAACCATAACCAGGGTATCATCAAAGCCTTCGGCCATTTGTACAGGCTCGCTTTTGATGCTGAAATATTTGTCGACACTACCTGATAGCCGATTTAAAACCCGTTTGCTTTTTAAAGGTATAAGGGTAATGCTTTCGCTTGCATCAGATGTGTTAATGCCATTTGCTTTTGATGCGCAATATTTATAGCCTTCTATTATCAGAAAGTCTAATAAGATGGGGGTCAGTAAAGTTTTCAAAATTGGCTACAATTAACAGGAGTAAATGTAAGCTTGTTGAAAAATACCGAACACGTATTAATACCTGCAATTAAGCCGTGGTAAATACTCGTTTTTAGCGAAAAGTTTAATTTATTGTCAATTCAGTTAAAAAAACTGAATAATTACAGGAGGATTGTTGACACAAAAATTAACTGATTATGCCATTAAGCAAAGCAAACCTGATAAGCGCAGCGGTGTTACGGGTACCTGTTTTATCAATCATACTTTGGCGATGGCCTTCTATGGTACGTTTGCTGGTAAAAAGTTTATCGGCAATTTCCTGGTTGGTAAAGCCTTCGGCAATTAAGGTAAGTACCTCGGTTTCGCGTTTAGAAAAATCAACATCCGAGCGGTTATCCAGTATCATAATATCGCGCCCCTGCGAAAGCCGGTCTAACAGGCGCATAGCCAATTCGCTAAACAGGTAATTACCGTCGGCATAAATATGCTTTATGGCAAATATCAATTCATCGGGGCTTGTGTTTTTAAGCAGGTAGCCGTTGGCCCCGGCTTTAAAGGCTTTGGCCACATATCGCTCATGATCGAGCATGGTAAGCATAATAATTTTAGCGTTGTACCCTGCTTTTTTCAGTTCGGCAATTAACTCGAGGCCGCTTAAACCCGGCATATTAATATCGGCTAAAATAATATCTGCCTTGGTACCCGAATTAAGTATTGTTAATACATCGTTACCGCTTACGGCCTCGCCTACAATTTTAAATTTAGGCTCTTTCTCCAATAATGATTTAACCCCGTTTCGTACAATCTTATGGTCTTCTACTAAAATAATATCAATCATATTGATTTGTTAACAACGGCATAGCCCGCGGGTTTGCCCTCAGCATCAAAGTATTGTAATTATTACATAATTGAAAAAGGTTATTACTGTTGCCAATAATAACCTTTTTCAATAAGCAGAAGAACTTATGTTTAACTATTTTTTATAATAATACTTTCTATCACGTTAACAACATGCTCGCATTTATCGGTTGCACGTTCAAGCGAAGCCAGTATCTCGCTGTATTTAATAATTTCAAGCGCATCAGTTTCTGTATCCAGTAAATGGGCAAGTGCTTTATTATATACCTGGTCTGCGTAATGCTCCAGCTGTTTTATATTGGTGCAATAATCTGTAATGGTATCAACGTTTTTAAGGTCGTTTAAGGCATCAACGCATTTGGTAAGCAAGGTGCAGCAATCAACAATAATACCGGCAAGCTCCTTAATTGGCGAATTAACTACAATATTATAGAAGTTGATACGACGGGCCGCTACATCAATAAAATCTGATACGGCATTTATTGATGATGCCAAGGCATACATATCATCGCGGCTAAACGGAGAGATAAACGCCTTGCCTGATACTACCAGCACCTGGTGTTTAATACTATTGGCTTTTTCTTTTAAACGGCCAATATGGTTGAAGTTCATTTTTTGATCCTGCAGATCAGATGATCCGGCAGCCTGATAAAGCAATGCTGCCATATCATAGCTGTTGCTTGCAGCCTGGTTAAATAAGCCGTAAAATATCTGGTTATTATTAGGTAATGCCTGGCCGAATATGGACGTTTTCATTAAAATTATTTTATAGCTGTAATATAGCGAAACTATCAATGCTTGTTACCATGCCGTCAATTTATACAAAGCGGGCACAGTACACAATTCCGTGCAAAGAAACTTATAAAATTTAGGTTTTGCACAAAATCCACGTTAATCAATTGTTAAGTTAACAGGATTTGTGAAGATTGGATAAGCCAACAAAGCTGTATTTTGAAAGTTATTATAGTATAGGTTACTGTTTTTAATGTTTTATGAAACCCGCAGATCATATATCTGTTATGCTTTAACATATATTATCATAAAACACGATTAAAAACATCTCTTATGAAAAACTTCAAGGTATTATTAATCCCGGCATTGTTGAGCATATTCTTTGTGCTTACTTCGGCAAAAGATGCGGGTAAGGAAAACGAGCGGATAACCAAGTCGACAACGGTAGCAAAAGAATTCATAAAAATGAAGGAAAGCATACCGGAAGCGCTTTTAAAACAGGCAGAAGGTATTGTTATTATACCTGATATGATAAATGCCGGCCTTGCAGTAGGTGGTAAACGTGGTAAAGGCGTAGCCATGGCCAGAACAGCATCGGGCAGTTGGAGCAACCCTGTATTTGTAACCTTTACAGGAGGTAGTTTCGGTTTACAGGCAGGTGTACAATCTGTTGACCTGGTACTTATATTTAAGCACAGAAGTATCCTGAACAAAGTAAACAATGGCGACTTTACAATTGGCGGCGATATCTCTGCAACAGCAGGCCCGGTTGGCCGTAGTTCTACAGCCAGCACAGATGTTAAGCTCGATGCCGAAATCTATTCCTACTCACGCAGCAAGGGCTTGTTTGCCGGTTTAAGCGTTAACGGATCAAACATATCTATTGATAAAAGCGCCAATGCCAATTTCTATGGTTCGGCTGCAAACTCAAAAGTTATATTTGAAACAAGCAAAAGCCCGTCGGCAAATGTTACCGAGTTAAAAGCTGCTTTAATAATGTAATTGCACAAACCAGTTACACTATTCAATTATGCTTTTTGAATAAAAGGTATAAGATTCAGGAATGTATAAAGCCAAAAAAAGCACCAGCCTAATAAGCTGGTGCTTTTTTAATATTAATAACGGCTGCCGCCGCCTCTGCTGTTACCACCTTTTGAACCGCCGCCGTAGCCACCGCCACCGCTGTTGCCGCCACGGCTAAAGCCGCCGCCGCCACCACCACGGTTGCCGCCGCCGAAGCCGCCACCACCACGACGATCGCCGCCACCACCAGATTTACGCTCTTCAGCCTGGCTAACTGCGATACTTCTGCCGCTTACTTCGATACCATTTAAGCCATCAATAGCTTTTTGGGCGCTCTCGTCATCAGACATCTCAACAAAGCCAAAACCTTTGCTTCTGCCGGTTTCTCTGTCGATAATTAATTTTGCTGAGCTCACTTCGCCGTAAGCTTCAAATAGTTCTCTTAAATCTTCTTCCTTTAACTGGTAAGGCAGACTTCCTACAAAAATGTTCATTAATTCTAATTTAATACATGTGTGGCTTTTTAGGCCTTTTTCCTTTAACGCGAAAAAAGTAACAATGTTTCTTTAATCCCCTGCAATATATAGATAAACTTCATAAAAAAGCAAAATATCAAAATTTAAACATTTTTTGATACCCTACTGGCAAAACAACCAATATTTATGGCTGATTATAAGCTTTTTACAGTTAAATACTATAAATTATTTCAGCATAAAAATTATCTTTTAAATTAAAAAAGGCTTTAAACAAAGCCCTTTTCAATACTATAAAATTAATGTTTACGCCTTTTATTGCCCAACATCATACTTAAGCGTAATGGTTGGTAGCAGGGTAGCCGTATCAAGCGGTATCTGGTTATGGGTTAAAACAGGGCTGCGCTTATTATAATATGCCAAAAATGCCTTGGTTGCCGCAGCATCTGCATTTGCCGGCACATTAAAACTAATGGTAAACGGCAGTATAAAATCGTGCAGTTTTTCGCCATCGGGCACTATCCATTTATGATCTGTTTTTTTGAGCAGATCTGCAGCCGGCTGCGCCAGTACAAAATCATCAGCGTAATAAACAATCACTTTTTTGATATTACC
Coding sequences within:
- a CDS encoding sulfatase — encoded protein: MKNVLVLLAILSLGFRGVAQNKQPNVIIIMMDDMGYGDTEPYGMTQIPTPSFNRLTREGTRFTHYNAAQPICSASRAALLTGCYSNRVGMTGALLPGDKRALNPDEETIAALLKNAGYTTGMFGKWHLGNKAPYWPTHYGFDTFYGIPYSHDIWNRDKDGTLITNKNDIRYTWPPLPLIEGDKIVDSITSKEKLSELATHLTEHSIRFIKQNKNKPFFLYLAHTMPHVPLAPSARFKGKSDLGDFGDEIMELNWSIGEILKTLDDEKLTDNTIVIVTSDNGPWLNYGDHAGSSGGFREGKSTSWEGGTRVPLWIRWPGKVEAGGINSMLMTNMDLLPSIVAATGAKLPKKPIDGINFLPVWLGKTTTDPREVFYYYFGKNNLEDIRYKHWKLVLPHSSATYSALHGKGGEGGKIGRVDAPMALYDLAHDPGESYDVQQNYPEIVKKMLELAEQARDDMGDDLTNREGKNRRKPATIN
- a CDS encoding single-stranded DNA-binding protein gives rise to the protein MLSNSGINKVFLVGYIGKEPRWHSANNEPKMLCFPMVTTEFIKKNGTSVEHVEWHQIKIPENFVEDETLLKKGQLVYVQGKIQTRQFTDEQQVKRYKTEILAQQVQLLNSTIESTLL
- a CDS encoding response regulator transcription factor, encoding MIDIILVEDHKIVRNGVKSLLEKEPKFKIVGEAVSGNDVLTILNSGTKADIILADINMPGLSGLELIAELKKAGYNAKIIMLTMLDHERYVAKAFKAGANGYLLKNTSPDELIFAIKHIYADGNYLFSELAMRLLDRLSQGRDIMILDNRSDVDFSKRETEVLTLIAEGFTNQEIADKLFTSKRTIEGHRQSMIDKTGTRNTAALIRFALLNGIIS
- a CDS encoding DUF47 domain-containing protein; this encodes MKTSIFGQALPNNNQIFYGLFNQAASNSYDMAALLYQAAGSSDLQDQKMNFNHIGRLKEKANSIKHQVLVVSGKAFISPFSRDDMYALASSINAVSDFIDVAARRINFYNIVVNSPIKELAGIIVDCCTLLTKCVDALNDLKNVDTITDYCTNIKQLEHYADQVYNKALAHLLDTETDALEIIKYSEILASLERATDKCEHVVNVIESIIIKNS
- a CDS encoding lipid-binding SYLF domain-containing protein is translated as MKNFKVLLIPALLSIFFVLTSAKDAGKENERITKSTTVAKEFIKMKESIPEALLKQAEGIVIIPDMINAGLAVGGKRGKGVAMARTASGSWSNPVFVTFTGGSFGLQAGVQSVDLVLIFKHRSILNKVNNGDFTIGGDISATAGPVGRSSTASTDVKLDAEIYSYSRSKGLFAGLSVNGSNISIDKSANANFYGSAANSKVIFETSKSPSANVTELKAALIM
- a CDS encoding RNA recognition motif domain-containing protein — translated: MNIFVGSLPYQLKEEDLRELFEAYGEVSSAKLIIDRETGRSKGFGFVEMSDDESAQKAIDGLNGIEVSGRSIAVSQAEERKSGGGGDRRGGGGFGGGNRGGGGGGFSRGGNSGGGGYGGGSKGGNSRGGGSRY